A section of the Irregularibacter muris genome encodes:
- a CDS encoding tripartite tricarboxylate transporter permease — protein MTITPILLIQAFLAAFVGGILFSIIGIIPGTDETATMAPLTLILVLLGLHPVVLFSWFIGIIVAMQISHTIPTAMAALPGSTMAVPMVLNSSIAKRMGIPHIAMKKMAAGSLIGSIIAVPISIIAAMVLAPLGDVIEPYIGLIFTLGAAFIAYMSSAKWGAVIALFPFAFLIQGFQRLSVEATGTTLFISIFMGITIGPMISEVFNVFVPSLRNKQMRDKENDIFLAPEGKGNRSIIPNPFKIFTKKQKRDIAASSAISATTFTFSPVGMTVLLGELFGGKRKELYDRVTGTLGIQDAVSNATYIGELIIPLLAFGIPLSPVALGPAAALFNAPPVFTIDPVNNLHSYLGMGDYLLYGFIGVVGGALIAYPMAIRKARAWTEMMFRKISHEALIGAFMGLIFMLAYYEAGVFGVFVALFIGFFGGILHNIFGIHTGVQFMAYYASGWIVTNLIALSGLF, from the coding sequence ATGACCATAACACCAATTCTATTAATCCAAGCTTTTTTAGCAGCCTTTGTAGGGGGAATACTGTTTAGTATAATTGGAATCATTCCTGGAACAGATGAAACGGCAACTATGGCACCGCTGACACTCATATTGGTACTGCTGGGACTTCATCCTGTTGTTCTTTTCTCATGGTTCATAGGTATAATTGTTGCCATGCAAATATCCCATACCATACCGACAGCCATGGCGGCGCTACCTGGATCAACTATGGCGGTTCCAATGGTACTTAACTCTTCCATAGCAAAACGTATGGGTATTCCTCATATTGCAATGAAAAAAATGGCAGCAGGATCTTTAATAGGATCAATTATTGCAGTTCCTATATCCATTATTGCGGCAATGGTGCTAGCCCCCTTAGGAGATGTTATTGAACCCTATATAGGACTTATATTTACATTGGGAGCAGCGTTTATAGCCTATATGTCCAGTGCAAAATGGGGTGCAGTCATCGCATTGTTTCCCTTTGCATTTTTAATACAGGGATTTCAAAGATTATCAGTAGAAGCAACAGGGACTACCTTATTTATATCTATATTTATGGGCATTACAATAGGGCCAATGATTTCAGAGGTATTCAATGTTTTCGTGCCTAGCCTTAGAAATAAGCAGATGAGAGATAAGGAAAATGATATATTTCTTGCACCAGAAGGAAAGGGAAATCGTTCAATAATCCCTAATCCTTTTAAGATATTTACAAAGAAACAGAAGCGTGACATTGCTGCTTCCTCAGCCATATCGGCTACAACCTTTACTTTTTCACCGGTAGGAATGACAGTCTTACTTGGGGAATTATTTGGAGGAAAGAGAAAAGAACTTTATGACCGAGTGACAGGTACTTTAGGAATACAGGATGCGGTAAGTAATGCTACCTATATTGGGGAACTTATCATACCCTTGCTTGCATTCGGTATTCCCCTATCCCCAGTTGCCCTTGGACCGGCCGCAGCACTGTTTAATGCGCCTCCAGTATTTACAATAGATCCTGTAAATAACCTACATTCATATTTAGGTATGGGGGATTATCTACTCTATGGATTTATAGGAGTTGTTGGTGGAGCTTTGATAGCCTACCCTATGGCCATAAGAAAAGCTAGAGCATGGACAGAAATGATGTTCAGAAAGATAAGCCATGAAGCGCTTATTGGGGCATTTATGGGGCTAATATTTATGCTTGCATATTATGAAGCAGGAGTATTTGGTGTATTTGTAGCATTGTTTATTGGTTTCTTTGGAGGCATACTTCATAATATATTTGGTATTCATACCGGAGTACAGTTTATGGCATATTACGCATCAGGCTGGATAGTAACAAATCTTATTGCATTGTCAGGATTATTTTAA
- the nifJ gene encoding pyruvate:ferredoxin (flavodoxin) oxidoreductase, with protein sequence MARKMKTMDGNQAAAYISYAFTDIAAIYPITPSTPMAEGVDEWAAHGKKNIFGQSVRVVEMQSEAGAAGAVHGSLQAGALTTTYTASQGLLLMIPNMYKMAGELLPGVFHVSARAIATHALSIFGDHQDVMATRQTGFALLASSSVQEAMDLAGVAHLAAIKTRVPFLHFFDGFRTSHEYQKVEVMEYEELEKLLDYDALQAFRERSLNPEHPVVRGTAQNPDIYFQGREAANPFYDSVPDRVAGYMKDISQLTGREYKPFTYYGPEDAKDVIIAMGSVCDTIEETIDYLQKKGEKVGMIKVHLYRPFSPKYFFDVLPSSVKRIAVLDRTKEPGATGEPLYLDVKSLFYHREERPLIVGGRYGLGSKDTRPSQIIAVYKNLKQAEPKNGFTIGIVDDIGETSLPEEDIVDTTPAGTIQCKFWGLGSDGTVGANKTAVKIIGDHTDLYAQAYFSYDSKKSGGSTISHLRFGKEPIRSPYLIYSADYIACHNKSYVNHFDLLKGIKKKGTFVLNCPWTPEELEEKLPASLKKSIAENQVNFYIIDAMDIAKKIGLGNRINMIMQSAFFKLAEVIPIEDAVKYLKQSIVDMYGKKGEKIVEMNKEAVDRGVDGLVKVDIPSHWAKAQDEDMSTKEEPDFVKNIQRPMARQEGDELPVSAFKGREDGTYPLGTTAYEKRGIAPMVPQWQTDKCIQCNQCSYICPHAVIRPFLLDEEEMKKAPHTFETKESRGKELKDFGYRIQISPLDCTGCGNCADVCPAPGKALVMVDAEKEIGRQEENWEFAMTIKDKSHLVDKGIFKNSQFAKPLLEFSGACAGCGETAYVKLVTQLYGERMLIANATGCSSIWGASAPSISYTTTAQGKGPSWGNSLFEDNAEYGFGMAIAVRQMRERLEELMREGLKSDLNQDCKKAFQNWLDHMEDGEESQEASQKVLEILENSKDKDHSIVKEILEKKDYLIKKSTWIIGGDGWAYDIGYGGLDHVLAMGEDVNLLVMDTEIYSNTGGQSSKSTPTAAVAKFAAAGKRIRKKDLGMMAMSYGYVYVAQIALGANMSQALKAIREAESYNGPSLVICYAPCISHGIKTGMGTSVAEEKKAVEAGYWHLYRYNPLLREEGKNPFILESKEPKASFREFIEGEIRYSQIMNVFPDVADELFTQAEKHARERYETYRRLAEMKY encoded by the coding sequence ATGGCAAGGAAAATGAAAACTATGGATGGGAATCAAGCGGCTGCCTATATATCGTATGCGTTTACAGATATAGCCGCTATTTATCCCATCACGCCATCTACGCCTATGGCAGAGGGTGTAGATGAGTGGGCGGCCCATGGAAAGAAAAATATATTTGGGCAATCCGTGAGAGTAGTCGAAATGCAATCAGAGGCCGGGGCAGCAGGAGCTGTACATGGATCCTTACAGGCAGGAGCACTGACCACTACTTATACAGCATCTCAGGGTCTTTTATTAATGATTCCCAATATGTACAAGATGGCAGGAGAGTTGTTGCCCGGGGTATTTCATGTGAGTGCCCGAGCGATAGCCACCCATGCTCTATCTATTTTTGGAGACCATCAGGATGTGATGGCCACAAGACAGACAGGTTTTGCCTTACTAGCTTCTAGTAGTGTACAAGAGGCTATGGATTTAGCCGGAGTTGCCCATTTGGCGGCTATTAAAACTAGGGTCCCCTTCCTACATTTCTTTGATGGCTTTAGAACTTCCCACGAATATCAAAAAGTAGAGGTAATGGAGTATGAAGAATTAGAAAAGTTGCTGGATTATGATGCACTGCAGGCCTTTCGAGAGCGATCTCTAAACCCAGAACATCCAGTAGTCAGAGGAACGGCACAAAACCCTGATATTTATTTCCAAGGAAGAGAAGCAGCTAATCCTTTCTACGACAGTGTTCCCGATAGGGTAGCGGGGTATATGAAGGATATTAGTCAATTAACAGGTAGAGAGTATAAACCTTTTACCTACTATGGTCCAGAGGATGCAAAAGATGTGATTATTGCCATGGGTTCTGTTTGCGACACTATAGAAGAAACCATTGACTATCTACAGAAAAAAGGAGAAAAGGTTGGAATGATTAAGGTTCACCTTTATCGTCCCTTCTCTCCAAAATATTTTTTCGACGTGCTCCCTTCAAGTGTGAAGAGGATAGCTGTTTTGGATCGAACGAAAGAGCCAGGAGCAACGGGGGAACCCCTTTATTTAGATGTAAAAAGTCTTTTCTACCATAGGGAAGAACGACCTCTTATTGTAGGAGGAAGATATGGATTGGGATCTAAAGACACAAGACCATCCCAAATCATTGCTGTTTACAAAAATTTAAAACAAGCTGAGCCTAAAAATGGGTTTACCATTGGTATTGTAGATGATATAGGAGAAACCTCTCTGCCAGAGGAGGATATTGTAGATACCACTCCTGCGGGCACTATTCAGTGCAAATTCTGGGGATTGGGATCAGATGGGACAGTAGGTGCTAATAAAACAGCTGTAAAAATTATAGGAGATCATACTGACCTCTATGCCCAGGCTTATTTTTCTTATGACAGCAAAAAGTCTGGGGGATCCACTATTTCCCATCTTCGTTTTGGCAAAGAGCCTATTCGTTCCCCCTATTTGATTTATAGTGCAGATTATATTGCCTGCCACAACAAATCCTATGTGAATCATTTTGATTTGTTAAAGGGCATTAAGAAAAAAGGTACTTTTGTATTAAACTGCCCATGGACTCCTGAGGAATTGGAGGAAAAATTGCCGGCTTCATTGAAAAAAAGTATAGCTGAAAACCAAGTAAATTTCTACATTATTGATGCCATGGATATTGCAAAGAAAATTGGTTTGGGAAATAGAATCAATATGATTATGCAATCAGCATTTTTCAAATTGGCAGAGGTCATTCCCATAGAAGATGCCGTAAAATATCTAAAACAGAGTATTGTAGATATGTATGGGAAAAAAGGAGAAAAAATTGTAGAAATGAACAAGGAAGCTGTGGACCGAGGAGTAGATGGCTTAGTGAAAGTAGATATCCCCTCCCATTGGGCAAAAGCCCAGGATGAAGATATGTCTACTAAGGAAGAACCGGATTTTGTGAAAAATATTCAAAGACCCATGGCTAGACAAGAGGGAGATGAACTACCTGTCAGTGCCTTTAAGGGAAGGGAAGATGGAACCTATCCCCTGGGAACAACGGCTTATGAAAAACGAGGGATTGCCCCTATGGTTCCCCAATGGCAGACTGATAAATGTATTCAGTGTAATCAATGCTCCTATATCTGTCCCCACGCAGTGATCAGGCCTTTCCTATTGGATGAAGAAGAAATGAAAAAAGCACCTCATACTTTTGAAACCAAAGAATCCAGGGGAAAAGAGCTTAAAGATTTTGGCTATCGTATTCAAATCAGTCCTCTAGATTGTACAGGCTGTGGCAACTGTGCTGATGTATGTCCTGCCCCTGGAAAGGCATTGGTTATGGTAGATGCGGAAAAAGAGATTGGCAGACAAGAAGAAAATTGGGAATTTGCCATGACCATTAAAGACAAAAGTCATTTAGTAGACAAAGGGATTTTTAAAAACAGTCAATTTGCTAAGCCTTTACTGGAATTCTCTGGAGCCTGTGCAGGCTGTGGAGAAACCGCCTATGTAAAATTAGTGACTCAGCTCTATGGAGAGAGAATGTTGATTGCCAATGCCACAGGCTGTTCTTCCATCTGGGGAGCCAGTGCGCCATCGATTAGTTACACCACCACTGCCCAAGGGAAAGGACCCTCTTGGGGGAATTCCCTCTTTGAGGATAACGCAGAGTATGGATTTGGAATGGCTATAGCAGTAAGGCAGATGCGGGAAAGATTGGAAGAATTAATGAGAGAAGGATTGAAATCTGACTTAAATCAAGACTGTAAAAAAGCTTTTCAAAATTGGCTAGATCATATGGAGGATGGAGAAGAATCCCAAGAGGCTTCTCAAAAAGTTCTAGAAATTCTCGAAAATTCCAAAGATAAAGATCATTCTATTGTAAAGGAAATACTGGAGAAAAAGGATTATCTCATCAAAAAGTCCACATGGATTATTGGTGGGGATGGATGGGCCTATGATATTGGTTATGGAGGGCTAGATCATGTACTGGCCATGGGAGAAGATGTGAATCTATTGGTTATGGATACGGAGATTTATTCCAATACTGGAGGACAGTCTTCCAAATCCACCCCTACAGCAGCAGTAGCAAAATTTGCCGCAGCAGGAAAGAGAATTCGCAAAAAAGACCTGGGCATGATGGCCATGAGCTATGGCTATGTTTATGTAGCTCAAATTGCCCTAGGTGCTAATATGAGCCAAGCCCTTAAAGCCATCCGGGAAGCCGAAAGCTATAATGGTCCATCCCTTGTCATATGTTATGCTCCTTGTATCAGTCATGGGATTAAGACAGGTATGGGAACCAGTGTAGCCGAAGAAAAGAAAGCCGTGGAAGCAGGCTACTGGCATCTTTATCGATACAATCCTCTCCTAAGAGAAGAAGGGAAAAATCCTTTTATCTTAGAATCTAAGGAACCCAAAGCTTCCTTTAGAGAGTTTATAGAAGGGGAGATCAGATATTCTCAAATTATGAATGTATTCCCCGATGTGGCGGATGAATTATTTACCCAAGCAGAAAAACATGCCAGAGAAAGATATGAAACCTATAGAAGATTAGCAGAAATGAAGTATTAA
- a CDS encoding DUF3787 domain-containing protein, with translation MAKNKKKQRPMKMPIEEQNTAAWANIERLQPVSKVPIPDDDQTHNAKEWVDTNQK, from the coding sequence ATGGCAAAAAATAAAAAAAAGCAAAGACCTATGAAAATGCCTATTGAAGAACAAAATACTGCCGCCTGGGCTAATATTGAAAGATTACAGCCTGTTTCTAAAGTTCCTATACCAGATGATGATCAGACCCACAATGCTAAAGAGTGGGTAGATACCAATCAAAAATAA